From the genome of Gallus gallus isolate bGalGal1 chromosome 4, bGalGal1.mat.broiler.GRCg7b, whole genome shotgun sequence:
TGGATCCAGGCCCTGTTGTGAGTTGCCCTTTGTGGTGTCCTGGCTGCTCCGTGTGATGGCAGTGGGTGTGATgtgttctgctgttgttgtgAGTGGAGGGAAAAATAGATGAAGGCAGGGAGATACAACAAAACAGCCTTCTTCCACTCCTGCCAGGACATAGACAAACCTGTGGCCAGCATAGGGGAGACTCCATAGGGCCCATTTTCAACTGTGATGCCCTGACACTCTGATATGAGATCAGCttgcacagctgagctgcccaGCCATGAAACCTGAGGGCTGTGGGCTCAGAATTTCTACCCAGCATCCTCAGAAATTCTGTGCTCATTAGGTGGTTTCACCCCTCAGTGACACCTCTCGGAGAAAGATGGAAATTATCTCCTGTCCTCACATCCCTAAAtgcctgcagtcagcacagcctTTAATTCATGCTGTTCCAggtggagcagcactgctggcagagccccaGCCTTATAGCAACTGGGTTACCTGGATCTCGGCTGTGCCAGTTGTCCTTCTTGGtggcctggctgctgggggtggTGGCTGCAGGTGTGGTGGGTGCTGCTTTAGTTGCgactggaaagaagaaataagtgaATACAGAGAGGTACAACAGAAGAGCTTCCTCGTATACATGCCAGgatgcagccagcagaggaagAACTTTTATAGGGTCTGCTTTaaacagtgctgctttcaggAGCTGCCCAGCCCTGGAAACAGGAGTATTTGGTCTCCTAATTTCTTATCAGCCCCATCAGTATGTGTGAGCTCTTTGTTATCACTGTTATAAAACACGTCCTGAGAGTCACAGGGATTTCGGAGTTTCTTTTTGAGGTGCTGTAAGTATATGGGTGCTGTCAGAATGTAGAGGTCCAGGTGAGGTGAGGAAGGCTGGGGTGGCTGTGCACTTTGTAACTGTCATCCCTgagaggtgctgctgggatggggaggtgctgctgggctgcacgACCTCCTGTGTGTTTGGGCAGGGTTGGTACCGCgagcagagctggtggatgGGGAGGCTCTgtgaggaggagcagtgcctgtgtgatGAGACAGCTTGGGCAAAGAAGCAGGGCCATGGGGAGTGTGGGTGATGGGCTGGATTGAGAAGGCACGGGCAGGGGATCTGGGCGTGAGCGAGGTGGGTGAAGCTGTTGCTGACCTGGGAAGAAGGCGGGTTGTCCTGAGCTGAAGTGCAGCACTGGGTTGATGTAGTTGATGCAGTAATAGATCCCCTCGTCCTGTGCCCTGAAGGACTTCACAACTAGTCGATAGGAGTTTCCTCTCCATAATGCCACAAAGTTTGGAGATGTTTTCTCACCCTCCTGCAATGTGGTGGAATAAGAATGGGTACTGTAGACAATGAAGTAAAGGTTCCCACTCTTGTCCGGGTGGATCCAGAAGATGGGTCTGTTTCTCTCGTAATGCAGGCACTCCAGCTCCAGCCACTGTCCCTCTATGGGTGCTTTATGTTCTTGTTGAGGAACCTGGCCTCCATTATGTTCCTCTGTCCCTGGGCACCGGTA
Proteins encoded in this window:
- the LOC107053324 gene encoding LOW QUALITY PROTEIN: T-cell surface glycoprotein CD8 alpha chain-like (The sequence of the model RefSeq protein was modified relative to this genomic sequence to represent the inferred CDS: inserted 1 base in 1 codon); the encoded protein is MAGSPALLLLLSLGLCCTGAQGQRNIMEARFLNKNIKHPXEGQWLELECLHYERNRPIFWIHPDKSGNLYFIVYSTHSYSTTLQEGEKTSPNFVALWRGNSYRLVVKSFRAQDEGIYYCINYINPVLHFSSGQPAFFPVATKAAPTTPAATTPSSQATKKDNWHSRDPAEHITPTAITRSSQDTTKGNSQQGLDPGTSNKNTLSSICEFFLWVRVAGTCLLLLAAITITIVL